TAACGGTCATGGTACTGGTGTTCGCGTTGGCCGCTTTGGTGGCGGCGTGTGCTGTAGCCTGGGTATTTTGGAGTTGGCAGACTGCCCTCGTAGTCCTCGCGATCCTAGTTGTGTTATATGTGTTCACCTATTTTTGGCACTGGTTGTGGGTCGCTGCTCAAACTGCACCACGTGATTTAAAGTgagttttttgaatttttattataatactagtagtAAGTAGGCAGATAAGTTAAGCCCATTTTGCATGTATAATAATATCCTACTAGTTTTTTATGTTCCTATATACTTACCACATTATAATTACACCTGTTCACATTTGAGGACACAAGCTAACAGAAATCTACTTCCAAGTCAACTTTCCTTTATAActacttagttattattttatgttttacgtAAGTGtacaaaaactataaaaattaataaataggtaaatcAATAGTATTCCTGCCTAAACATACATTGTGGTGGatatttattgcaataatatgaaataaaattaaatgcttatttatataaatataagagtAACATTTTCTCTTGTTTTTTtaagatgtttttttgtttctttgtttcaaACAGATAGTAGGTTCTTATAATCTACCTAGTAAggttaaatttttataccttatttttttatttccagagCGTTGTACTGTTACATTAAAATTCTACGACTAACAGGGAATTTCACAAAGAAGAATTGGTCTATGCCGGACATATTTCACGATGTAGTGAAGAAGCATCCAAAAAAGATATGCTTTCTTTTCGAAGACGAATCATGGACTTTTCAGCAGGTAAGAAACAAGGAGCAAGGTATAGATCTCCTGTATCGGTAACCAAGGTGTCAATAATTATTGCTATGCCAAAAAAACCTGAAAATAACTAAGATATTTTGGATAAAAGTTGTCTAATGTGTCTGTGAAAATTTTGTAGAAAACAATTATAGTTATACGTACCTACTCATAATGGGCCTtcccattattatttttttataggtaatGATTTATACTACATTTGACCTACtacatttttcaaaaataattgtatCATTTTTATAACCACCGAAGTAAAAAGGACGGGTGTGAAGAAGTGTGTGGCATCATGTTTTTCCGAACAGATGAACcgactttgattttgattttcttttgtttgaaaggtcTATTAGTCGGGAATGTTCAAagctatgtttcattaaaatcggtccaaggtGGCCGCCGCTCTTTATCCCTGCCGGCgggtttttgtcggtagggtggtaactatacacggccgaagcctctcaccagacaacCATGGTCTATAGTCCTAGCCATACCAGCCATACCAGCCTCGTTACATTGAGTCTTTGAGAATATCTTCTAATTATAGGGTGATATTTTGGGAGCGGTCGTTGGGTATGGTTAGTTCGATTATGGACATTTCTTAGTTATGATTGGTACATTTTGTAGTTActgtatattaaaaaagagtTTTGTGCAAACACAAACACCAATGCGACTTTGCTTTAATGGCTTTACATACGagtatttattatagttatgttcacaatcacaatttatggtacataaataataaataaataaataaataaatagtgccACCAATGTATATGCATACTGCAGATCCTAATTGTTAGCTCTTGAACTGACATTCAAACATTTTAAATGACCTCTGTCTATCTAGATACGATCAAGTAACGGATAAAGACCGAATAAGAATCCGCGTATAAAGTTAGGTTAGTCAGTTAGTTCAGTCTAAATTTTAAGCGTCTTTAAACCTTGCACACTTTGTCAATGCCTGACATACTGGTTAAATCAAGGCGTGATTTGAGTTGTGCAATACCACACGTTTGCTTGGTTTTTCAATAACTATCTGTGTTAGAATTACTTACGCATACCCACTGCCGTTCTATATTTTGTTGAAACATTAGCACTGactctgacggccgattggcgcagtgggcagcgaccctactttctgaatccaaggccgtgggttcgattccaaaaaCGTGAAAATgcttctgtgatgaacatgaatatttttcagtttctgggcgttaatatgtatattataagtatttatgtatattattcataaaaatattcatcagacttactttggggctagatggcgaagtgtgaattttcgtagtatatttattatatattttatttattattatttgcagcttattacaaatattaaaataagtaggcTACGTTGTCAGTTTGTTTTGGAATTCCTTTTTTTCGATTGATCaattaaattgttattgaacAGACATGCGGTGTAAACGTGAAATGGACCATTTTTTAATGCGTTTTGTATCTATATGACGACAATTAACCGGTTTAAAAATTGTTGTGGTTTCTCCCGAGTTTCGTTATGGtgaaatacctacctacgtcATATCCAACTCAATGATTCCTCTCTGCCTTTATTTATAGAACTAcaattataaacatacaaatacaaaaaaggagagaaaaaataataaaaaaaacattaaaacatttaataatctATACATCTATTCATTATCTAAACGTTCATAATTTAAGCATccaacaattatattattattgtgattgTATGATTATTAATCGGTTacgattattatttatctcgAAATAGTTAAAAGTCCTTGGCaacaaggttattttttttgcctTTGCCATATCTTTTGGTTTGCCTATATCATAACAATACCGTTCGAAAACTTCGGTACTCAGGTTCTAACCTTGATTATTTTCTAGGTAGAAGAATTCAGTCTTCGGGTTTCAGCTGTGCTCAAAGCGTACGGTGTAAAGCGTGGGGACACGGTGGCAGTTATGGCGAGCAACTATCCCGAAATGCCAGCCATCTGGCTGGGAATTGCACGTATCGGAGGCATTTCACCACTTATCAACACAAACCAAACTGGCAATACGCTGCTCCATTCCATCAATATTGCTCACTGTGATTTCGTTATATATGGAAGCGAGTTTGAAACAGGTTAGAATTGGGCCAAAAAGCTTTTCTCAGAATTTAAAGTTcaagcaaaattataatttttttaacttgtggAAAGGAAATTTGTTCCTTCTTACTGtgacaaataaatttacttgCGGTATTTTTTGTTCTAGCTATCCAGGACGTTAAAAAGGAACTGAGCGActcaattaaacttttaaaattcacCAGACGGCCACTTAACTTGTCTAATGACACAGTAAAAGTAGTAGAATCTTCGACTGATTTCACCCACTTATTGGAAACCACTCCACCGGCGCCGTGGAGTCTGTCTGAAGGCGAAGGTTTTCTTGGTAGGCTGCTATATATTTACACATCGGGAACTACGGGACTACCTAAAGCAGCAGTTATATCTCCATCGAGGTAAAGTCTTCAAACttcgtacataatataatttatactttctCTTTTTATAATGATCCCAAAGTTAAGGTAGCTTGATACAAATACATTATTTCAACAATGGATTTTACTTTTCTCAGGATGGTATTCATGGCTTCCGGTGTTCATTACCTAGGTGGGCTCAACCCCAAAGATGTGATCTACTGCCCAATGCCATTATACCATTCCGCTGGTGGTGTCATCACTATGGGAAATGCGTTCATTTTTGGCTGCACTGTTGCTTTAAGACTGAAATTCTCAGCTTCAGCATACTTCCCTGACTGCATTAAATATAACGCAACGGTAAGAAGGttgacattttaaaaaaaaaggacgaATACTTTAGAAACTTTGATGTAtgcacattttaaattaattaagtaacaAAGGAACAAAGcgaaattaaaatgataaaatcttGATATCTCTATTTCATGTCATAGTTCGTAGAAAATTCGTGGGAATTAGTTAATGTAAAACGGCTAAATTTAGAacttattcatattatttgaaTGCAGGCAGCTCATTACATTGGTGAGATGTGCAGATACGTGCTGGCAACGCCACCATCCCCCACCGACAGAAAGCACAAAGTGCGAGTGGTCTATGGAAACGGCATGCGACCAACGgtaataattcataatatttcctaagtataaataattattttttaacattttacctactacatgaatgaaatgaaattttactacaaaaaaaattatggctGTTCACTCagaataatgttttaaatacgagTACGTATTTACTGcaatattaagttattattacttttacccAATCATCTATTTCTAGCactaaatttaatattgaataaactatttaaaaactaaataaaatctaaaacgtcctcgaaaccagcgcagcgaggcacagttcctaagatgctggcagcattgcccctctggatggccaaactaattcgttggccaaggtaactgcccgctctaggatcaccggtagactcgataacccttttcgataattctttgaaaagggctcttgcctccggaccccacggtcccaaagtctctactccaaaaggcacaaaaatgaagctgctatccaggttttcatatttacgcctcttggcctgctcggcactggaagcagccgcacctaccattgacgaagtagcctggatgtgtgatgcagctagggtatcaacacaagttgcatcccacagaagtgaccttccaagcctccaaggtatgagcgtcataccatcaggtctcttgccatcgctccgcgccaaaccaataggttctaatacagctggtacgtgagcggtagctagagaacgtcggatgatgtcgttgatggtgctatggcgagagaagcgaccagcgccttaggaactgtgcctcgctgcgctggtttcgaagacgttttagattttatttagtttttaaatagtttattttaggttatagttatgtattaataaaaattatattctcatATTGAATCATTTTAATTGTCTTCTGGAAATGATTTTTAGGCATACTTACAATATTTAGACActtgtaaaagtaaaattaaattaaactcttTCAGATTTGGAATGAGTTCGTGAAACGCTTCGGAATAAAAAGGGTTTCGGAGTTTTACGGCGCTACTGAAGGCAATGCAAATATTGGTGAGTATGAATTATtggttcattttttttttttttattaatgtgacACATGAACCTTGTAGTTACCAATCTGAAGCTTTTGAATTATTACTTCAATGTGAGTTGACTTCTCAATATAAACCGACCTCTATTTTTCAGTAATTGCCAACTTGCCATGtacatacttatattttatttgagtaGTTTTAACTTTATGAACTCTTAAATTTCCAGTGAACATTGACAGCAAACCAGGAGCGATAGGTTTCGTGTCGAGAATTATCCCAGCTGTGTATCCCATTGCAATCATCAAAGTTGATGAGGATACGGGAGAACCTATTAGAGACAAACGCGGCCTTTGTCAGGTGAGATCTTTGAAAGCATAAAGTAATATCTACATATCTTGCttcttatttatgtatttcatgaTTATTCTAATTCGTAGCAAAAACACTTATTTAAGATCCATTTCCATTGAGTCATCCTTAGTGAATGTTATCTATTTTAAATTCCAGTTAGCGGGAGTAAACGAGCCTGGAGTATTCATCGGAAAAATAAAGCCGAATAACCCAGCGCGTGCTTTCCTTGGCTACGTTGATAAAGAAGCTTCCGATAAGAAAATCGTGAAAGATGTACTTAGTCACGGAGATTCGGCTTTTATATCAGGTAAGAACTAACAGATTGCTGTCACAGGGTCAATCAGTTAATAGCCAGTTCACAACGGGGCGATAAGGCAAAACATCATAATCATTGTcagcccattaccagcccacttcagggcaaaggtctcctcccacaatgaaagggcaaccatgagaacattatggagaactctcaggcatgcagtttcctcacgatgttgtccttcaccgttgaagcaagtgatatttaaattaattaaataacgcaCATAAATAGAAAGTAATAGGctcgtgctggaattcgaacacAGCCCCCAAAAAGTGAAGTTAATGTCCTAcccgggctatcaccgctttttgtGTTAAACCAATTTAATTTCATGTTACTTTAATGGTAACAACATAAGTACAGCAATTTTTAGAGATCGGCCtaggaaatattttttgacaagGTCGATTTAAACGTTGTCCACTGGCCATAACTATTTATTCAGAGTTTCCCTAATAAAGTGAATATCTTGACTTTCAGGAGACGTATTAGTGTCTGATGAGTTGGGATACTTGTATTTCCGCGATCGTACAGGCGATACGTTCAGATGGCGCGGGGAGAATGTTAGTACCACCGAAGTGGAGGCCGCTATCTCCAGAGTGGCAGACCAGAGAGATGCCGTCGTCTATGGTGTTGAAGTATGTATAAAGTAGAATAGTTACAATTTTAGTAGTCTTATTTCCAGAGTCGTGCTTCAACGTGGCTATAAAATGACGTcgtcatcaacctattacaggacacgggtctcctttaaGAACGTGAAGGGTTTAGgacgtaatccaccacgctggctaagtgtggATTAGTTgacttcgcacacctttgagaacattatggagatgtCTTcgatatgcaggtttcttcacgatatgTTCTTTCtccattaaagcaagttatgtttaattgcttaagtaTAAATGGCAAGTAACTCTAAAAAAGGAGACCGAAATGTTAACCGCGAAAGGAGACCGAAATGTTAACCACTAGGCAGCTTTTATTAGGATATGACCCCTTTAATAAATGACGTTAAGTTAAATCTAACTCCAAGGTAGAAATGGTAAACAAAAATTTTGACAAATCGGGTTTAAATTCGGGTAGGAACATGATATTTAAAACAACTGTCTGAATCCTTCCCAAATCAACTTCTAACATAAAACGCcagctttaaaatattattttcacgaTGTTTCAGTATGGAAGAGATCTCTCTACGACTAAACTACTGCAAAACTAATTCGAGCTTTTTCTTAACAGATACCGGATATAGAAGGACGAGCAGGCATGTGCGGTGTCGTAGATGCAGATGGCACGCTAGATTTAGAAAAACTTGCAAAAGATATTGCGAAGGATCTTCCCAAATACGCCCGCCCGGTTTTCATACGACTTATGAGCAGTATGGATATGACTGGTAcgtacaataatatattatatactagtagAAATACAGTTAAAAAAGGTCGTAAGTACGAAAGTTTTCAAGTCATCTTAAAGTAGCCTAACAGTCAAAACTTTTACAATCAGCgctttaattaagaaaaaaagttaGTAAAACCAAACTATCTAAGAAGTGACGAGTGTTGTGGATCTGGGGATTCCACCGGCGGCACACCTCCAGGGTGTTCTAAGCCGTAGGTATCTCTCATGCCACGTCAGGGTCGGTTCTATCCTCGTGACCGTTGATGACCAAATCGAGCATCAATGACCCATGTCTTGCAAGGGACCACTGACCCGAGGCTGGGTGAATGGCCTCTATGTGCGTTTACCATAGAGTGCATTCGTCTTCCAGCGTTCCCGCATCCTCCGGGCAGCCATTCGATGCACCCGTCTGACCTCTTCGACAGACAACCTCTCTGGCGATGATATGATTAGAGAGGGTTACCCTATTCTCCTAAAATGATTTCATTAaccgtttctttttttttcagctACCTTCAAGTTAAGAAAAGTCGACCTACAGAAAGAAGGCTACGATCCCAACAGGGTGAAAGACAAGCTTTACTACTTTGATCCAAAACTGAATAAATACGTTACCTTAGGCCCTGAAGAATATGAAAAAATTGTGTCAGGAAAAATAAGACtgtgattttataaataaataacaatttaagtAATGACGGCTTCAGTTCGAAGGTCACGGGCATATGCAGAGGTGAGGCATCTGACCACCTAGCAGGGTATTTATATGTTGAATAGTTGCTGGTCGGCTGGAGCCAGGAATGCTTACGAACAGggggattaaataaatatgaattgttgTATACAACTAAAGGAACTAACGACAAGGAACACAATTCGTAagcgtataaataaaataagcgtagtaaaagaaaaaaaaaacttgtacctGGAGCAACACTTATTCTGTATCAAACaataatgtattataaataaaaaataaacaattttcaagACATCTTTATTATACACAAACAATGCTAACGAAGTTTCATGTTCATTTAAAGTAAAGCTTGCCTGTCGCTTGACTTAACACTTGACTGATATACTGCATATGCCTATATTATTGCACACTTAGCCTTAGGTTACGCCCTTGGCTCACATGTACAAAAGTAAGTTGACTGATAAAAGTGTGTAACTTTgcctttaaagatttttttataaggatatgtagtataaataaatatttttgtatttaaataaattattgatatttgtattgttttctAAGGGTTATTATGTGTGGGTAGGTACATCAACATTTATACagattataaaaagaaataaaatgtaataagagctgattactttctttttatttggaTTAAAGTTACCTGTTGATATAATAAGATTTACTCAATAAATGATATCCTTCTCAAAAACACCCTGAAAATATTTTCTCTGAAATTAAACCTGCTAGCTCGAATTACAACAAAATACTTATGATCACCattgtattataatttgtaaacatatcttaattaaataggttataagtttaattatttttgcatatGAGATCTTATAGCTGCGATGCTGACGACCTAGTAGACGGTCAACTATCTACTTACAGTACCAAATACATAGTAAATACCTAGTACCATCGACCACGTAGTTTTcatgtataaattaatattaaggcACAAAAGTTGAGGAACTAGGATACCTACTACTTAATGGTAAAGAATGGGTTATATATATTGGATTGAATAATAGATGGTAATGGTAATAAATATCCAGTTAGGATACTGATTACCCCTCGAACTttaaacgatatttttttactaggtAGAAGAGATGACAGTCTCCTaccttatttaaacaataaaatatagcaGTACGACTCTGAGATTCTAAGCCTTTATAAATTGATAATATAGGATTTTGATCGTCATGtttctgatgatgatgagtttggGTGGTCACACCTCagttatcataatatttattgggTCACTCATAGGATTCACACTATCCTCACGTCATACTAATTGTACAGAGCACAAGCATGATTTACTTTTATCTGTATTTGCTGTCGTTGTCAACttgacaagaaaaaaaaagtgctgAGTATGACATTTGACATATGTCATTTGTCAGCGGATTTGATAATTACGCTTTATTGTtgtttaaaaatgataaatagGATGATTATTGAATGACTACCTACTTccgttacaaaataatattacataccatatataatttaactaatttataatttaaccaAGCATAATAGATAACCTTACATAAGTTAAGGTACgacctattaaaatatttgaacgtCGATGTTAGTGACGATTGAaagtttgtaattaaaaatctcctaattttattttttcagaatataggtgtaaatgttttaattggattttattctcagtttattaaaataattgtagctTGGCAAAACAAAATGTGCGCGAAGAATATagtttttcaatttgaattatatatGATAAATTCAACGTGGTAAAAGTGGTTTGGATTGCAATCACGGTGGACCGGCGGCGAGGATTTCGTTTGTCAGTACGTCGCGTCTCGTCGCGCAAAACAGTTGCTATGATAGCGTTGCTCGGTGTTGTGGCGGCGATAATCGCCGTTTGGCTGTACTTTGGCTTTCTAGAAACACTACTAGTGACCTCAATCCTCggtattttatatgttttggTTTTCCACTCAAGATGGTGTTATATTGCTATCAAAACAGCACCACGAGATCTCAGGTAAAATTGACCTCAGAAACTTCTATGTaattaatcttattttaaagtttatagagTATTGGCCAGTTTATTGAGTACAAAGGTAACGGGTAGTAatgtaggtttttttattagcaTAAAGTATGTACCTCAAGGTATAATTAGTTTGTTGTATTATGTATGAGACATATCAGTAAAGTGGTTCTGATGATTAAATAACATGaatccacactaatattaaaaagggtATCTAACCTTAATATTATAGATGAAAAATTTAACATCTATGAATAAGATTGGTCActcatatatattttctttatttcttttctttattgttAAGACATTAATCCATTCTAATATGACAAAT
This Pararge aegeria chromosome 3, ilParAegt1.1, whole genome shotgun sequence DNA region includes the following protein-coding sequences:
- the LOC120637290 gene encoding long-chain fatty acid transport protein 4-like produces the protein MSNVEANNNMNIEDIKNHKTVNKIGDVERGKAASSSSIPWVTVMVLVFALAALVAACAVAWVFWSWQTALVVLAILVVLYVFTYFWHWLWVAAQTAPRDLKALYCYIKILRLTGNFTKKNWSMPDIFHDVVKKHPKKICFLFEDESWTFQQVEEFSLRVSAVLKAYGVKRGDTVAVMASNYPEMPAIWLGIARIGGISPLINTNQTGNTLLHSINIAHCDFVIYGSEFETAIQDVKKELSDSIKLLKFTRRPLNLSNDTVKVVESSTDFTHLLETTPPAPWSLSEGEGFLGRLLYIYTSGTTGLPKAAVISPSRMVFMASGVHYLGGLNPKDVIYCPMPLYHSAGGVITMGNAFIFGCTVALRLKFSASAYFPDCIKYNATAAHYIGEMCRYVLATPPSPTDRKHKVRVVYGNGMRPTIWNEFVKRFGIKRVSEFYGATEGNANIVNIDSKPGAIGFVSRIIPAVYPIAIIKVDEDTGEPIRDKRGLCQLAGVNEPGVFIGKIKPNNPARAFLGYVDKEASDKKIVKDVLSHGDSAFISGDVLVSDELGYLYFRDRTGDTFRWRGENVSTTEVEAAISRVADQRDAVVYGVEIPDIEGRAGMCGVVDADGTLDLEKLAKDIAKDLPKYARPVFIRLMSSMDMTATFKLRKVDLQKEGYDPNRVKDKLYYFDPKLNKYVTLGPEEYEKIVSGKIRL